A window of the Desulfobacula toluolica Tol2 genome harbors these coding sequences:
- a CDS encoding beta-ketoacyl-[acyl-carrier-protein] synthase family protein, whose protein sequence is MRNVVIAQTSVVTSVGSDLTSTFQSFLNKKSGIKKIDRFETKNYRSKYAALIKDIETPENRSSFLNLTDLIIDQLNDIPKNCRLLTATTQACVDLFEKNEKKKCSINKYLIPSNIPKYIARKLNLKDSGININSACASPTIAIIKGTQMIKNKRADSVLIFCADIVSEFVFSGFSALNALSACPTQPFDINRKGLNLGDGGAAILLMNEELAKKNHIEFNTSIAGYGIASDATHITAPAKDGRGLIMAVKNALKTAKINADQIGAVNTHGTGTIYNDSMEINALKNIFKDIKIPANSFKGSIGHTLGGAGGIEAAVGTLMLKEHILPGTCGFSNPEKDAENLISSDNVSFFKNYLLSTNSGFAGTNAALVLKRINC, encoded by the coding sequence ATGAGAAATGTTGTTATTGCTCAAACCTCTGTTGTTACATCTGTCGGCTCAGATTTGACCTCTACTTTTCAATCTTTTTTAAATAAAAAATCAGGCATTAAGAAAATTGATCGATTTGAAACTAAAAACTATAGAAGTAAATATGCAGCACTCATTAAAGATATAGAGACACCTGAAAATAGAAGCAGTTTCTTAAATCTTACTGATTTGATCATTGACCAACTGAATGACATACCCAAAAATTGCCGTTTGTTAACAGCTACGACACAAGCATGTGTTGATCTGTTTGAAAAAAACGAAAAAAAAAAATGCTCTATAAACAAATACCTGATCCCTTCCAATATCCCTAAATACATAGCTCGAAAATTAAACCTGAAAGACAGCGGAATAAATATAAATTCTGCCTGCGCTTCCCCAACAATTGCTATTATTAAAGGCACGCAAATGATTAAAAACAAAAGAGCAGACTCTGTTCTTATATTTTGTGCTGATATTGTAAGTGAATTTGTTTTTTCAGGTTTTTCCGCGTTAAACGCACTCTCTGCATGCCCTACACAACCTTTTGATATTAACAGAAAAGGGTTGAATCTTGGTGATGGAGGGGCGGCAATCCTTCTTATGAATGAAGAACTTGCAAAAAAAAATCATATTGAGTTTAACACATCCATTGCAGGATATGGCATTGCATCCGACGCCACTCATATTACCGCACCGGCAAAGGACGGACGTGGATTAATCATGGCTGTCAAAAATGCTCTTAAAACGGCTAAAATAAATGCTGATCAAATTGGTGCAGTCAATACTCATGGCACAGGAACTATATATAATGATTCCATGGAAATTAATGCATTAAAAAATATTTTTAAAGACATAAAGATACCGGCAAATTCATTTAAAGGCTCAATTGGACACACTTTGGGTGGTGCAGGCGGAATTGAAGCAGCCGTTGGGACATTAATGCTTAAAGAACATATACTTCCTGGAACCTGTGGTTTTTCAAACCCTGAAAAAGATGCTGAAAATTTAATAAGTTCTGACAATGTATCGTTTTTTAAAAATTATCTTTTAAGTACAAATTCCGGTTTTGCCGGAACAAATGCTGCTTTAGTTTTAAAAAGGATAAATTGTTAA
- a CDS encoding beta-ketoacyl synthase N-terminal-like domain-containing protein, giving the protein MDYYICGIGFVTPESFGCGRDFKTFNPKPGKLSPITRKDVLEKPYKPFGRMDFFSKIGFTGAYFAYKDAQLITAEPVENNKTSNTAIVVSTHFRCLDTDNNYFQTIKSENGKNASPALFAYALPNAFLGETSIYLKTTGQCFAINEDSTNGITALKMTFDILNSEESEIVICGVCDVNIPKILEKQLNNRDDCFAGSLFFTISKKEQKHNYGKIKEDENGNFFFNEKNIESLLDLAQVCIENNKLRTI; this is encoded by the coding sequence ATGGATTATTATATATGCGGCATAGGTTTTGTGACTCCTGAATCATTTGGATGTGGCAGGGATTTTAAAACCTTTAATCCAAAACCTGGAAAACTTTCCCCCATAACAAGAAAAGATGTTTTAGAAAAACCTTATAAACCTTTTGGCAGGATGGACTTTTTTTCAAAAATTGGTTTTACAGGTGCATATTTTGCCTATAAAGATGCTCAATTAATTACTGCTGAACCAGTTGAAAACAATAAAACATCCAATACTGCTATAGTTGTATCAACACATTTTAGATGTCTTGATACTGATAATAATTATTTTCAAACAATCAAATCTGAAAATGGCAAGAATGCCAGCCCAGCCCTGTTTGCATATGCACTTCCAAATGCATTTTTAGGCGAAACTTCAATTTATTTAAAAACAACCGGTCAATGTTTTGCTATTAATGAAGACAGTACAAATGGAATTACCGCACTTAAAATGACATTTGACATATTAAATTCCGAGGAATCTGAAATTGTAATATGCGGCGTCTGCGATGTAAACATTCCAAAAATTTTAGAGAAACAGTTAAACAACAGAGATGATTGTTTTGCAGGAAGTCTTTTTTTTACAATCAGCAAAAAAGAACAAAAACATAATTATGGCAAAATAAAAGAAGATGAAAACGGTAATTTTTTTTTTAATGAAAAGAATATAGAAAGTCTCCTTGATCTTGCTCAAGTTTGTATAGAAAACAATAAATTAAGGACAATTTAA
- a CDS encoding B12-binding domain-containing radical SAM protein codes for MKMQLIFPEWKKLRHQTVFHLPPHAPVVFSAALPEYVDLHFFDENVQTIQYDTTYDIIAISVLLSCQIPRALEIADKYRKEGVPVIFGGIAVMLHPKEVMEHADSVFLGEVEDGRLTKLLEDFKNGELKKVYDYMQDHPDTNTIGPARRDILDHELYAYRGIQMVDLVHASRGCKFNCFPCCNNFLGGSKFRPRPIDTVIKEISEIKNNRLFIVDNSLAQDKEWVMDLFREMIPLKKKWVSHPIVYDDDVLKLAAEAGCWYVYQAIVDTSDVIKDRIKRLHDHGIGVEGTILLGTDEQDEDYIKRLIDFLMETNLDMAEFTILTPFPESPIRRKFEKEGRILHNDWSKYSCDNVVFQPKQISPERLEAMYDLAWETFYANGGQQTKMGSLFYKVIQKEIKDGTYRRYNPKTKRAFRKLI; via the coding sequence ATGAAAATGCAACTAATCTTTCCTGAATGGAAAAAACTCAGGCATCAGACAGTATTTCATCTTCCTCCCCATGCACCGGTTGTGTTTTCCGCAGCTCTACCAGAATACGTTGATCTTCATTTTTTTGATGAAAATGTACAAACTATTCAATATGACACGACCTATGATATTATTGCAATCTCAGTACTTCTTTCCTGCCAGATTCCAAGAGCATTAGAAATTGCTGATAAATATAGAAAAGAAGGGGTTCCTGTGATTTTTGGAGGCATTGCAGTTATGCTTCATCCCAAAGAAGTCATGGAACATGCTGATTCTGTATTCCTTGGTGAAGTTGAAGATGGAAGGCTTACAAAGCTTCTTGAAGACTTTAAAAATGGTGAGTTAAAAAAAGTTTATGATTATATGCAAGATCACCCTGACACCAATACAATTGGACCTGCCAGGAGAGATATTCTTGATCATGAACTCTATGCCTACAGAGGCATTCAAATGGTTGATCTTGTTCATGCATCCCGTGGTTGCAAATTCAATTGTTTTCCATGTTGCAATAATTTTTTAGGTGGTAGTAAATTCAGGCCACGTCCCATTGATACAGTCATTAAAGAGATAAGTGAAATAAAAAACAACCGTCTTTTTATTGTGGACAACTCCCTTGCTCAGGATAAAGAGTGGGTAATGGATCTTTTTAGAGAAATGATACCCTTAAAAAAGAAATGGGTTTCACATCCTATTGTTTATGATGATGATGTGCTTAAACTTGCTGCTGAAGCTGGATGCTGGTATGTTTATCAAGCAATTGTTGATACATCAGATGTTATCAAAGACAGAATAAAACGCCTCCATGATCATGGAATCGGGGTAGAAGGAACAATTCTTTTAGGTACTGATGAACAAGATGAAGATTATATTAAGCGTTTGATTGATTTTCTCATGGAAACAAATCTTGATATGGCTGAGTTTACAATTCTTACACCTTTCCCGGAAAGTCCTATCAGAAGAAAATTTGAAAAAGAAGGAAGGATTCTGCACAATGACTGGAGCAAGTATTCGTGTGATAATGTAGTTTTCCAGCCAAAGCAAATATCCCCTGAAAGACTTGAGGCAATGTATGATCTTGCCTGGGAAACCTTTTATGCCAATGGAGGTCAGCAAACAAAAATGGGTTCGCTTTTTTATAAAGTTATCCAGAAAGAAATCAAAGATGGTACATATAGACGATATAATCCAAAAACAAAACGGGCTTTCAGGAAACTGATATGA
- a CDS encoding B12-binding domain-containing radical SAM protein, translating into MNRKNKKILLVHPLGYKSDKASTDISRIANITPPLGIASICAYLLLRQIDCDIIDCYAHPDADKKINKYLETEKPDYIGFSCSTSTFMDGIRIAKISKSILSDIKIVFGGAHVSALKESIINNFNIVDYVVVGEGEQTLTELIEADNKNLSDIKNIVYKNYDNKVVFTGYRKNLLDLDSLPFPAYEKLDGYPEKYKLPIFNYPKTPNSSCISSRGCPYSCSYCDRSVFRKTFRFNSAEYLYKHFKYLNHNFGIKHVNFYDDQFTFHKKRVLKFCDLMISGDLKMSFNCAARAEHLDHEIVTAMKAAGCWMISLGIETGDQKLLAQHRQNANIEMLREKITLIKKAKIRVKALLMMGLPGETEESISKSKKYVYSLPIDDFNLAKFTPFPGSPIYQQIKDGGSLGTFDENWEKMDCMEFIFIPNGINKEKMEALFIDFYRSHFMRYKVLFGYFSMIWKSPDSWRRFFIDFFSFMNFIKNKKRVQT; encoded by the coding sequence ATGAACCGTAAAAATAAAAAAATTCTGCTTGTTCATCCTTTGGGTTATAAATCTGATAAAGCATCCACTGATATTTCAAGAATCGCTAATATTACACCACCACTTGGCATTGCAAGCATTTGCGCCTATTTGCTTTTACGACAAATTGATTGTGATATAATTGATTGCTATGCCCATCCTGATGCAGACAAGAAAATCAATAAATATCTTGAAACTGAAAAACCTGACTATATTGGTTTTTCCTGTTCAACTTCAACTTTTATGGATGGAATACGTATTGCAAAAATCTCAAAATCAATACTTTCTGACATTAAAATTGTTTTTGGTGGCGCACATGTTTCAGCTTTAAAAGAATCAATTATAAATAATTTTAACATTGTTGATTATGTGGTCGTAGGTGAAGGAGAGCAGACACTTACTGAACTAATAGAAGCTGACAACAAGAACCTTTCCGATATTAAAAACATTGTCTACAAAAATTATGATAATAAAGTTGTTTTTACCGGATACAGAAAAAATTTACTTGATTTAGACTCCCTGCCCTTCCCGGCATATGAAAAACTTGACGGGTATCCCGAAAAATACAAACTCCCGATTTTCAACTACCCCAAAACTCCGAATTCCAGCTGTATTTCAAGCAGAGGCTGTCCTTATTCATGCAGTTATTGTGACAGATCCGTATTCAGAAAAACTTTCAGATTCAACAGTGCTGAATATCTTTACAAACATTTTAAATATTTAAACCATAATTTTGGAATCAAGCATGTAAATTTTTATGATGATCAATTCACATTCCATAAAAAAAGAGTTTTAAAATTTTGTGATCTTATGATTTCAGGCGATCTTAAAATGAGTTTTAACTGTGCTGCAAGAGCAGAACATCTTGATCATGAAATTGTTACGGCAATGAAGGCTGCCGGGTGTTGGATGATTAGCCTGGGTATTGAAACAGGAGATCAAAAACTTCTTGCACAACATAGACAAAATGCAAATATTGAAATGCTTCGAGAAAAAATCACATTAATTAAAAAAGCAAAAATACGTGTAAAAGCCCTTTTGATGATGGGACTTCCAGGGGAAACAGAAGAAAGTATATCAAAAAGTAAAAAATATGTTTATTCTCTGCCAATTGATGACTTTAATCTTGCAAAATTCACTCCTTTTCCCGGCTCTCCAATCTACCAACAAATCAAGGATGGTGGCTCTTTAGGAACTTTTGATGAAAATTGGGAGAAAATGGACTGCATGGAATTTATTTTTATTCCCAATGGAATTAACAAGGAAAAAATGGAAGCACTGTTTATAGATTTTTACAGATCTCATTTTATGAGATATAAAGTCCTTTTTGGATACTTTTCTATGATATGGAAATCACCAGATTCCTGGCGCAGATTTTTCATTGATTTTTTCTCTTTTATGAACTTTATTAAAAATAAAAAAAGAGTTCAGACATAG
- the prmA gene encoding 50S ribosomal protein L11 methyltransferase, producing MKFKKVIVQFDTKDLMLAEELICDIFFSFSLKGVVCDIPLDEPDEGFGTNTLPKPEINSITGFLPLIDSSDIILEKIKQQAAKLSSLDIKTNIKTQIVDEKDWADAWKDYFEVTKVTDKITIKPEWKDHTAQENEIVIHLDPGMAFGTGTHPTTAMCIKQIETFLVPGSTFLDVGTGSGILMVAAAKLGASCLVGIDTDEVAINVAKKNLAKNDIDPEIFDLLCTPIDTMPQDQKPAQTFGFIAANIIAQVIVDILPQISLRMTHKTTTVLSGIIKERQADVMKALEASHLVVIHEDHMDEWVTLAVKKTP from the coding sequence ATGAAATTCAAAAAAGTCATTGTTCAATTTGATACAAAAGATTTGATGTTGGCCGAAGAGCTGATCTGTGATATTTTTTTTTCTTTCAGCCTCAAAGGGGTGGTGTGTGATATCCCTCTGGATGAACCTGATGAAGGCTTTGGCACAAACACTTTGCCAAAACCTGAAATCAACTCCATCACAGGATTTCTCCCTCTGATTGATTCGTCCGACATCATACTTGAAAAAATAAAGCAACAAGCGGCAAAACTGTCGAGTCTGGATATAAAAACCAATATTAAAACTCAGATTGTTGATGAAAAAGACTGGGCTGATGCCTGGAAGGACTATTTTGAAGTCACAAAGGTTACAGACAAAATTACCATAAAACCGGAATGGAAAGACCATACAGCACAAGAAAATGAAATTGTTATCCATCTTGACCCTGGTATGGCATTTGGCACGGGAACCCATCCGACAACAGCCATGTGCATAAAGCAAATTGAAACATTTCTTGTGCCGGGTTCAACATTCCTGGATGTTGGAACAGGATCGGGAATTTTAATGGTTGCGGCTGCAAAACTTGGTGCTTCATGCCTTGTTGGCATTGATACTGACGAGGTGGCCATAAATGTGGCCAAAAAGAACCTGGCCAAAAATGATATTGACCCTGAAATCTTTGATCTTCTGTGTACACCTATAGACACAATGCCACAGGATCAAAAACCTGCCCAAACCTTTGGGTTTATTGCCGCCAATATTATTGCCCAGGTCATTGTAGACATCCTGCCACAGATATCTTTGAGAATGACACACAAAACAACAACCGTTCTTTCAGGTATTATCAAAGAGCGGCAAGCCGACGTAATGAAAGCGCTTGAGGCCAGTCATCTTGTTGTCATCCATGAAGACCATATGGATGAATGGGTAACTCTTGCCGTTAAAAAGACCCCCTGA
- a CDS encoding MlaE family lipid ABC transporter permease subunit: protein MASLPEFTVSNKDNTTIICLIGKLDAKGASSIWQDVIHAMSAGSTANLILDLEKLTYLDTAGATLIHHMEMLVKNLGIKEISIVNLKPEHLPLVDLAKTIKLKNIYSPLKKLSFVENKGKKLSELLSETTEFITYTGEITWALIQSLIHPKKIRWSDTLQVAERAGVDALPIVALISFIVGLVMAFQAAIPMRMFGAELYVADLIGIAMVRELGPLMTAIILAGRSGSAFAAEIGTMRINEEIDALTVMGINPIRFLIVPRIIASTIMTPLLTIFSNLVGMLGGALVITSMGYPIISYYNQIVSFVTWIDFAGGLIKCFVFGILIAATGCIRGYQTQSGPSAVGISTTRAVVTGIILIAVFDGIFSIIYYTLGI from the coding sequence ATGGCATCCCTGCCGGAATTTACTGTGTCAAACAAGGATAATACAACAATTATTTGTCTTATCGGTAAGCTTGATGCAAAAGGCGCATCCAGCATCTGGCAGGATGTCATCCACGCTATGTCTGCCGGTAGTACGGCAAACCTGATCCTTGACCTTGAAAAGTTAACATACCTGGATACGGCAGGGGCCACACTTATTCATCACATGGAAATGCTGGTCAAAAACCTGGGGATAAAAGAAATCAGCATTGTCAATCTTAAACCGGAACATTTGCCTCTTGTTGATCTTGCAAAAACCATAAAACTAAAAAATATCTATTCTCCCTTGAAAAAACTTTCCTTTGTTGAGAATAAAGGGAAAAAACTGTCAGAGCTTTTATCGGAAACAACAGAATTTATAACCTACACCGGAGAAATCACCTGGGCATTGATTCAAAGCCTTATCCATCCCAAAAAAATTCGATGGTCCGACACCTTGCAGGTTGCCGAAAGGGCCGGGGTTGACGCCCTGCCCATCGTTGCCCTGATCAGCTTTATTGTGGGCCTTGTCATGGCCTTTCAGGCAGCCATTCCCATGCGCATGTTCGGGGCGGAACTTTATGTGGCCGATCTTATCGGAATCGCCATGGTAAGAGAGCTTGGCCCCTTGATGACCGCCATTATCCTGGCCGGAAGATCGGGTTCGGCTTTTGCCGCTGAAATCGGGACCATGCGGATCAATGAAGAGATTGATGCATTAACGGTCATGGGAATTAATCCAATACGGTTTTTGATTGTACCAAGGATCATTGCCTCAACCATCATGACCCCTTTGCTGACCATATTTTCAAACCTTGTGGGAATGCTGGGCGGTGCCCTTGTGATCACATCCATGGGATATCCTATTATTTCCTATTACAACCAGATTGTATCCTTTGTGACATGGATTGATTTTGCAGGGGGACTGATTAAATGCTTTGTGTTTGGAATTCTGATTGCCGCAACCGGCTGCATCCGGGGATACCAGACCCAAAGCGGGCCGTCTGCCGTCGGGATTTCAACCACCCGTGCCGTTGTCACCGGCATTATACTGATTGCCGTGTTTGACGGTATTTTTTCAATTATTTATTATACCCTTGGAATATGA
- a CDS encoding ABC transporter ATP-binding protein — MKQTQTAIKIKNLFAGYNNTAIIENLNFEVLKGEVFVIIGGSGCGKSTLLKNMIGLLPPISGKIIILGENLSDASGQDRNRILQNIGVAFQSGALFGSMTVMENITLPLKEFTRLPGSVMEDIAWLKLKLVGLENSAFLMPGELSGGMKKRAALARAMALDPSIIFLDEPSAGLDPITSAELDHLVMDLASSLGITFVIVTHELASIEAISDRIIMLEKTAKGIIATGTPEQLKNYHTNPYVHNFFNRTTDLKKTVDFNRTNDKGEQ; from the coding sequence ATGAAACAGACTCAAACCGCCATAAAAATAAAAAACCTTTTTGCTGGGTATAACAATACCGCAATTATTGAAAATCTCAATTTTGAAGTGCTTAAAGGCGAAGTGTTTGTGATTATCGGCGGGTCAGGATGTGGAAAAAGCACTTTGTTAAAGAATATGATCGGACTTTTACCACCTATTTCAGGCAAAATTATAATCCTGGGAGAAAACCTGTCCGATGCCTCTGGACAAGACAGAAACCGTATCCTTCAGAACATCGGGGTAGCCTTTCAGAGCGGGGCCTTGTTCGGCTCCATGACGGTGATGGAAAATATTACCCTGCCGTTAAAAGAATTTACTCGCCTCCCCGGTTCAGTTATGGAAGATATTGCCTGGTTGAAACTCAAACTGGTCGGCCTTGAAAACTCTGCTTTTCTCATGCCCGGAGAATTGTCCGGCGGCATGAAAAAAAGAGCTGCACTGGCCCGTGCCATGGCTCTTGACCCCTCCATTATTTTCCTGGATGAACCCTCTGCAGGGTTGGACCCGATTACATCGGCAGAGCTGGATCATCTGGTCATGGATCTTGCATCATCCCTGGGAATCACATTTGTGATTGTCACCCATGAACTGGCAAGCATTGAGGCCATATCCGACAGGATCATCATGCTTGAAAAAACGGCAAAAGGCATCATTGCAACCGGCACACCTGAACAACTGAAAAATTATCACACCAACCCTTATGTCCATAATTTTTTTAACCGGACCACTGATTTAAAAAAAACTGTTGATTTTAACCGGACTAATGACAAAGGTGAACAATGA
- a CDS encoding MlaD family protein: protein MTQKTNFFKLGLFIIIAFSLGTVFLIIFGAGKFFKQELLAETCFNESVQGLSIGSEVKYKGIKIGTVKSITSAARVYQTKSDYVLVIIALENGISLGQTGNSSTIRIRNAIKDGLVIRLSFKGLTGVAYLETDYSVQNPDDVLDISWSPNNIYIPSQQSNIKQLGDTLNLILDNLADINLKGITTDIDLLLQTLNQKINTIDMEKISGLTASLLTELKDTNQKISKIIGSDKVKHLLDDAQASFSELRTIVESSKIPLNQALNDFQKAAGSTKNMTRDLETRLPPKIDSLSSNLDQLMQNLAGTSEQVENIIWLNSDKIKLIIDNLETTSENLKQMSHDLKQYPGRLLFEKPPQKINTEKKN, encoded by the coding sequence ATGACCCAAAAAACAAATTTCTTTAAACTCGGCCTGTTTATAATTATTGCATTCAGCCTAGGTACGGTATTTTTAATCATTTTCGGAGCTGGAAAATTTTTCAAACAAGAGCTGCTCGCAGAAACCTGTTTCAATGAATCGGTCCAAGGCCTGAGCATCGGCTCCGAGGTAAAGTACAAAGGAATTAAAATCGGAACGGTCAAGTCCATTACCAGTGCGGCCCGTGTATACCAGACCAAGTCGGATTATGTGCTGGTGATCATCGCCCTTGAAAACGGCATATCCTTAGGCCAGACAGGTAACTCTTCAACGATCCGAATCAGGAACGCCATCAAGGACGGCCTGGTCATCCGCCTCTCCTTTAAGGGACTTACCGGCGTAGCCTATCTTGAAACCGATTATTCAGTACAAAATCCCGATGATGTGCTTGATATTTCCTGGTCCCCAAACAACATCTATATTCCTTCCCAGCAAAGCAATATCAAACAATTGGGCGATACCCTCAACCTGATTCTTGATAACCTGGCAGACATCAATCTGAAAGGGATTACAACTGACATTGATCTGCTGTTACAGACCTTGAATCAAAAAATAAATACCATTGACATGGAAAAGATCTCCGGTCTTACAGCCTCCCTGCTGACAGAACTCAAAGATACCAACCAGAAGATCAGCAAAATTATCGGATCAGACAAGGTCAAACACCTTCTGGATGATGCACAAGCCTCTTTTTCAGAGCTGAGAACCATTGTTGAGTCTTCAAAAATACCGTTGAACCAGGCGCTAAACGATTTCCAAAAAGCCGCCGGCAGCACAAAGAACATGACCCGGGATCTTGAAACCCGGCTGCCACCAAAAATTGACAGCCTGTCGTCCAACCTTGATCAATTGATGCAAAACCTTGCAGGTACATCCGAACAAGTGGAGAATATCATCTGGCTCAATTCCGATAAGATCAAGCTGATTATTGACAATCTTGAAACCACGTCTGAGAATTTAAAACAGATGAGCCACGATCTGAAACAATATCCCGGCAGGCTGCTTTTTGAAAAGCCGCCCCAAAAAATAAATACGGAGAAAAAAAACTGA
- a CDS encoding ABC-type transport auxiliary lipoprotein family protein — MRQNYSIILTGLLVFLTVLTVISVFSGCAGIQTKPADKNYFELQITVPASAPNSFFIGDPLLVRTFCINPAFDSHSFVYLIEKNEYVTDYYNEFIYSPTRLITEKIAENLYNSNHFKPAPTDSRQDITYLLSGKITRLYGDFQATNDPSAIIEIRMILKKNTGKAFQVISSKTYLAQEPILSRNPAHLVFGWNKGLAKIMAQFISDFSKTGLSK, encoded by the coding sequence ATGCGGCAAAACTATTCCATCATTTTAACCGGATTACTGGTTTTCCTGACCGTCCTTACCGTCATTTCGGTCTTTTCAGGGTGTGCCGGCATACAGACAAAGCCTGCCGACAAAAATTATTTTGAATTGCAAATCACCGTACCTGCATCAGCCCCCAACAGCTTTTTCATTGGTGATCCCCTTCTTGTCAGAACATTTTGTATCAACCCTGCATTTGATTCCCATTCTTTTGTTTACCTCATTGAAAAAAACGAGTATGTAACCGATTATTACAATGAATTTATCTATTCTCCAACCCGGCTTATCACAGAAAAAATTGCGGAAAATCTTTACAACTCAAACCATTTTAAGCCTGCCCCCACCGACAGCAGACAGGACATCACCTACCTTTTATCCGGTAAAATCACAAGGCTTTACGGAGATTTTCAGGCGACAAATGATCCCAGTGCCATAATTGAAATCAGAATGATTCTGAAAAAAAATACAGGCAAAGCTTTCCAGGTTATTTCCAGCAAGACCTATCTGGCCCAGGAACCCATTTTATCCCGCAACCCGGCTCACCTTGTTTTTGGCTGGAACAAAGGGCTTGCAAAAATCATGGCACAATTTATCAGCGATTTTTCAAAAACAGGTCTTTCAAAATAA